From the genome of Psychrilyobacter atlanticus DSM 19335, one region includes:
- a CDS encoding coproporphyrinogen-III oxidase family protein — MLLTNILKLILTRRWNPFIFYKPQKEVELKYNSGEIGLYIHIPFCKSICSFCPYFKVLYNEDLANFFINALIKEIKIVSERYPKKITSIYFGGGTPALLIEKLGNVVTEIRNSFDVENNFAIELHPDNLENEILSQLKENGFNMISIGVQSFSENCLKNLGRDKENIEEKLERVRKFQFDVVDVDLIFGIPGQTEDDLEYDFDKAVELGATQISTYPFIDFSYSKNKNKPLGRSQKKKMLNRLSEVSEKNNFERTSVWTFAKKGSSKYSSVTRDSFIGLGPSAASLADNFFKVNTFSVEEYIKSIEMGKNPTCLVMKFDFRTRAAYWLFWSCYNIEINSDSFNELFNETLAEKYSWELKILEKLRFLEKYPTGYRLTERGAYYFHLVEQKYTHQYIDKTWRMALENPWPEKIELY; from the coding sequence ATGTTATTAACCAATATATTAAAATTAATTTTAACAAGACGATGGAATCCCTTTATATTTTATAAACCTCAAAAAGAAGTAGAGTTGAAATACAATTCAGGTGAGATTGGTCTATATATCCATATTCCATTTTGTAAGTCAATATGTAGTTTTTGCCCCTATTTTAAGGTTTTATACAATGAAGATCTGGCGAATTTTTTTATAAATGCCCTGATAAAAGAGATAAAAATTGTTTCAGAGAGATACCCTAAAAAGATTACTTCAATATACTTTGGGGGAGGAACTCCAGCTTTATTAATTGAGAAATTGGGGAATGTTGTTACGGAAATAAGGAATAGTTTTGATGTTGAAAATAACTTCGCAATTGAACTACATCCAGACAATTTAGAAAACGAAATTTTGTCCCAGTTAAAGGAGAATGGATTCAATATGATAAGCATAGGGGTTCAATCATTTTCTGAAAACTGTTTGAAAAATCTAGGGAGAGATAAAGAGAATATTGAAGAGAAATTAGAGAGAGTTAGAAAATTTCAATTTGATGTTGTTGACGTGGATCTGATCTTTGGAATCCCAGGACAAACTGAAGATGACTTGGAGTATGATTTTGACAAAGCAGTAGAGTTAGGAGCTACTCAGATATCAACATATCCATTTATAGATTTTTCATACTCAAAAAATAAAAATAAACCTTTGGGGAGGAGTCAAAAGAAAAAAATGCTGAATAGACTGTCGGAGGTATCTGAAAAAAATAATTTTGAGAGAACTTCAGTATGGACATTTGCTAAAAAAGGTTCATCAAAATACTCTTCGGTAACAAGGGATAGTTTTATAGGATTAGGACCAAGTGCGGCTTCTCTTGCAGACAATTTTTTTAAGGTGAATACTTTTTCTGTAGAAGAATATATAAAAAGCATAGAAATGGGGAAAAATCCAACTTGTTTAGTAATGAAATTTGATTTTAGAACAAGAGCCGCATATTGGCTTTTTTGGAGTTGTTATAATATAGAGATAAATTCAGACTCATTTAATGAGTTATTTAATGAAACCTTAGCTGAAAAATATAGTTGGGAATTAAAGATCTTAGAGAAATTAAGATTTTTAGAAAAGTATCCCACTGGGTATAGGTTAACCGAAAGAGGTGCATATTACTTTCATCTAGTAGAACAGAAATATACACATCAGTATATCGATAAGACCTGGAGAATGGCTTTAGAAAATCCTTGGCCAGAAAAAATTGAACTTTATTAG